From the genome of Candidatus Buchananbacteria bacterium, one region includes:
- the tmk gene encoding dTMP kinase yields MSNHIGKLIVIEGIDGSGKATQTRILFEKLKASHLDVETIDFPQYTNNFFGRQVRRYLNGEFGDPTKVNPYLASILYAADRWESSDKIKQWLDQGKIVLLDRYYTSNLIHQGTKFSQDELEKFISWNEAMEFDTFQIPRPDLILYLHLPAAMAYDLITKRGQGHDGHDTLEHMQTAETRCQYLAAKLNWQTIECCDTTGLLPIEEIANIIWHALQPILEKNKIL; encoded by the coding sequence ATGTCAAACCACATCGGAAAACTTATCGTCATTGAAGGAATTGATGGTTCTGGTAAAGCCACTCAAACCAGAATTCTTTTTGAAAAACTTAAAGCTTCGCACCTGGATGTTGAGACAATTGATTTTCCTCAGTACACTAACAATTTTTTCGGCCGGCAGGTGAGGCGCTATCTAAATGGTGAATTTGGCGATCCAACAAAAGTTAATCCTTATCTGGCTTCAATTCTTTACGCTGCCGACCGCTGGGAATCAAGCGATAAAATCAAGCAGTGGCTTGATCAAGGAAAGATTGTCTTGCTGGACCGATATTATACAAGCAACCTTATCCACCAGGGTACTAAATTTTCTCAAGATGAGTTAGAGAAATTTATTTCCTGGAATGAAGCAATGGAGTTTGATACTTTTCAAATCCCCAGACCCGACCTAATACTCTATCTTCATTTACCGGCGGCTATGGCCTATGATCTGATTACCAAGCGCGGCCAAGGCCACGACGGACATGATACGCTTGAACATATGCAAACCGCCGAAACCCGATGTCAATATCTTGCCGCAAAACTTAACTGGCAAACCATTGAGTGTTGCGATACTACCGGGCTCTTACCAATTGAGGAAATCGCCAACATCATCTGGCACGCACTACAACCAATACTTGAGAAAAATAAAATTTTATAG
- the gatB gene encoding Asp-tRNA(Asn)/Glu-tRNA(Gln) amidotransferase subunit GatB has product MKLTPVIGLEIHVQLKTKSKMFSPADNTGEDKPANTTINPIDLAHPGTLPVTNRQAVEWSVMSAMAINCTIPEISKFDRKSYFYPDLPKGYQISQYDQPIGLKGYLDIETKDGQRRIGITRLHLEEDAAKNFHSADGKYTLVDYNRAGTPLMEIVTEPDMRTPAEAKTFMQELRMIMRYLGVSDADMEKGHLRCDANISLTDQDPENINIKKLKPKTEVKNINSFRAVEKALEYEIKRQTKLWEEGKIPDTQTTRGWNEDKGVTEEQRTKEEASDYRYFPEPDLPPINFTPGAPNAIDVAKIKNSLPELPQNKRLRFIQEFELSPDNAKIITDDKGLANFFEQAMSELRAWLISLDETEGTKEEIWDTNKAKLAKLCANWLINKLMALIYKENKDLQSCQEITAENFAEFISLVYQNKINSTVAQKILEKMHQTGKDPSVIIEEDDLGSTQDSGALEKIIDQIIINNPKQVEQYKNGKETLIQFFVGQVMKETKGQADPNETKDLLTNKLK; this is encoded by the coding sequence ATGAAATTAACCCCGGTAATTGGGCTGGAAATCCATGTTCAATTAAAGACTAAATCAAAAATGTTTTCCCCGGCCGATAATACTGGCGAAGACAAGCCCGCTAACACCACCATTAATCCGATTGATCTGGCCCATCCTGGCACCCTGCCAGTAACAAACCGCCAAGCGGTTGAATGGTCAGTCATGTCAGCAATGGCCATTAACTGCACCATCCCCGAAATTTCCAAATTTGACCGCAAAAGTTATTTTTATCCCGACCTGCCCAAGGGTTACCAAATTTCACAATATGATCAGCCTATCGGCCTGAAAGGCTATTTAGATATCGAAACAAAAGACGGTCAGCGACGAATTGGCATCACCCGCCTCCACCTCGAAGAAGATGCCGCTAAAAATTTCCACTCAGCCGATGGTAAATATACACTGGTAGATTACAACCGCGCCGGCACACCGCTGATGGAAATTGTTACCGAACCTGACATGCGCACCCCCGCTGAAGCTAAAACTTTCATGCAAGAGCTACGCATGATTATGCGCTATCTCGGAGTATCTGACGCGGACATGGAGAAAGGTCATTTGCGTTGTGATGCAAATATTTCTCTTACTGACCAAGACCCGGAAAATATCAACATTAAAAAACTTAAACCAAAAACTGAAGTTAAAAACATTAACTCATTTCGAGCTGTCGAAAAAGCTTTGGAGTATGAGATTAAACGACAAACAAAGCTATGGGAGGAAGGAAAAATTCCTGATACACAAACAACTCGCGGCTGGAATGAAGACAAAGGCGTTACCGAAGAACAGCGCACTAAGGAGGAAGCATCAGACTATCGATATTTCCCAGAACCGGATTTGCCACCAATTAATTTCACCCCCGGAGCGCCAAATGCAATCGATGTAGCAAAAATCAAAAATAGTTTGCCAGAGTTACCTCAAAACAAACGCCTTCGCTTTATTCAAGAATTTGAATTAAGCCCCGACAATGCCAAAATCATCACTGATGATAAAGGTTTAGCCAACTTCTTTGAACAGGCAATGTCTGAGCTTCGCGCCTGGCTAATTTCGCTGGATGAAACCGAAGGTACCAAAGAAGAAATTTGGGATACTAACAAGGCCAAGCTTGCTAAGCTATGCGCCAACTGGCTAATCAATAAACTAATGGCTTTGATTTACAAAGAAAATAAAGATCTGCAAAGCTGTCAGGAAATCACCGCTGAAAATTTTGCTGAATTTATATCGCTTGTTTATCAAAATAAAATCAACTCAACCGTTGCTCAAAAAATTCTTGAAAAAATGCACCAAACCGGCAAAGATCCTTCGGTTATCATAGAAGAAGATGATTTAGGCAGTACCCAAGACAGTGGAGCTTTAGAAAAGATTATTGACCAAATAATCATTAATAACCCAAAACAGGTTGAACAATATAAAAATGGCAAGGAAACACTTATTCAGTTTTTTGTTGGCCAGGTGATGAAAGAAACCAAGGGTCAGGCTGACCCAAATGAAACTAAAGATTTACTAACAAATAAACTAAAATAA
- the miaA gene encoding tRNA (adenosine(37)-N6)-dimethylallyltransferase MiaA, with protein sequence MEENNKVIIILGTTAAGKTKIAVRLAKRFNGEIISADSRQVYRGMDVGSGKDLKEYAGVRYHLIDCASPKRDFSVARWQMMANQEIKNILKRGKVPVICGGTGLYISAITEGYLLPPAGNNKIIRSRLSKKTLDELLRELKRVDFKTYAHIDRHNRRRVQRALEIYYQTGKPKSALVGKSKPNFDFLKIGVAFPQEVLVKRISKRLRTRLEKEAMIQEVKKLRQSGVSWKRLEAFGLEYRFIARYLQGKTTYQEMYESLEKAIKDFSKRQMTWFKRDKSVIWENDYSKIVILVNNFLK encoded by the coding sequence ATGGAAGAAAATAATAAAGTTATCATTATCCTTGGCACGACGGCTGCTGGAAAAACAAAGATTGCCGTTCGTCTTGCAAAGCGATTTAACGGTGAAATAATTTCGGCTGATTCACGTCAAGTCTATCGGGGGATGGATGTTGGTAGCGGTAAAGATTTAAAAGAATATGCCGGCGTACGATACCACCTGATTGATTGCGCCTCTCCCAAAAGGGATTTTAGTGTTGCTCGGTGGCAAATGATGGCTAATCAAGAAATAAAAAATATCTTGAAGCGGGGAAAAGTTCCAGTTATTTGCGGCGGCACTGGCCTTTATATTTCGGCAATTACGGAAGGGTATTTACTGCCGCCGGCCGGTAATAATAAAATTATTCGATCTAGGTTATCCAAAAAAACATTAGATGAGTTGCTGCGGGAGCTAAAAAGGGTTGATTTTAAAACGTATGCTCATATTGACCGCCATAATCGTCGTCGGGTTCAGCGTGCTTTGGAAATTTATTATCAGACCGGTAAGCCAAAGTCAGCATTAGTTGGAAAATCAAAACCAAATTTTGATTTTTTGAAGATCGGTGTCGCTTTCCCGCAGGAAGTTTTGGTTAAGCGAATTAGTAAACGGTTGCGAACTAGGCTTGAAAAAGAGGCAATGATTCAAGAGGTTAAAAAACTGCGTCAGTCCGGTGTTAGTTGGAAAAGGTTAGAGGCCTTTGGTTTGGAATATCGCTTTATTGCCCGTTATCTGCAAGGAAAGACGACTTATCAAGAAATGTATGAATCTTTGGAAAAGGCAATTAAAGATTTTTCAAAGCGGCAGATGACTTGGTTTAAACGTGATAAGAGTGTAATTTGGGAAAATGATTATTCAAAAATCGTTATATTGGTGAATAATTTTTTAAAATAA
- a CDS encoding threonine--tRNA ligase, translated as MDEKLLKIRHTASHVMAQAVLELFPDAKIAIGPAIEDGFYYDFDFGKKMPTDDDLKEIEKVMKHIIKQNQKMEQYDVETDEAIKYLKKKKQPYKVELAEDLKKEGEKKLSFYVMVAQDGKRKFNDMCAGPHVKSTKEIGAVKLMKLAGAYWRGNEKNKMLTRIYGTAFASENDLKQYLDMLAEAEKRDHRKLGKELGLFVFSELIGPGMPMYTPKGALIRKLIINYSNELQGKIGYQEVHTPNINKAELFKISGHYDKYKDDMLEVKSHYTDEQYYLKPMNCPQHTQIYASQLRSYKDLPIRFADFSNLYRDEKPGELNGLARLRCFAQDDGHCFCREDQIQQEFNAVLEAIKEVMKTYKMDYWIRLSLRDKNHKEKYIGEDQVWDKAEGILESILKDNKIEYKIGEGEAAFYGPKMDLMAKDAIGREWQLSTIQIDFSMPNRFGLRYIDKDGSEKTPVMIHRALIGSPERFLGILIEHYAGAFPVWLAPIQVQIIPVGADFVSNCQKLAEELKSKGIRVEVDQADETVGNKIRKAEKSKVPYMLVIGEKEAKSKDLQVRIRGKKEVELIGRDEFFDRLVEEIHGRK; from the coding sequence ATGGACGAAAAATTACTAAAAATTAGACACACCGCTTCACACGTCATGGCTCAGGCAGTTTTAGAACTTTTTCCTGATGCTAAAATCGCGATTGGTCCGGCAATCGAAGACGGTTTTTATTATGATTTTGATTTTGGTAAAAAAATGCCGACTGATGATGATCTAAAAGAAATCGAAAAGGTGATGAAACATATTATTAAACAAAATCAGAAAATGGAGCAGTACGACGTGGAAACTGATGAGGCAATTAAGTATCTTAAAAAGAAAAAACAGCCGTATAAGGTGGAACTGGCTGAGGATCTAAAAAAGGAGGGCGAAAAGAAGTTGAGTTTTTATGTTATGGTCGCGCAGGACGGTAAGCGTAAATTTAATGATATGTGCGCCGGACCCCATGTTAAATCAACCAAAGAAATTGGTGCTGTCAAGTTAATGAAATTGGCCGGAGCTTATTGGCGCGGAAACGAGAAAAACAAAATGTTGACTCGTATTTACGGAACTGCCTTTGCTTCGGAAAATGATTTGAAACAGTACCTTGATATGTTGGCGGAAGCGGAAAAACGCGATCATCGAAAACTCGGTAAAGAGCTTGGCTTGTTTGTATTTTCCGAATTAATTGGTCCCGGTATGCCGATGTATACACCAAAGGGGGCTTTGATTAGAAAGCTGATTATTAACTATTCGAATGAATTACAGGGTAAAATTGGTTACCAAGAAGTCCATACTCCCAACATCAACAAGGCTGAATTGTTTAAAATTTCAGGGCATTATGACAAGTATAAGGATGATATGCTTGAAGTTAAATCTCATTACACAGATGAACAATATTATCTTAAACCGATGAATTGTCCACAGCATACTCAAATTTATGCATCGCAACTTCGTAGTTACAAGGACTTGCCAATTCGGTTTGCTGATTTTTCCAATTTGTATCGGGATGAGAAACCGGGCGAACTTAATGGTTTGGCACGCTTGCGATGTTTTGCTCAGGATGACGGCCACTGTTTTTGCCGCGAAGATCAAATTCAACAGGAGTTTAATGCTGTGCTGGAAGCGATTAAGGAAGTAATGAAGACTTATAAAATGGATTACTGGATCCGGCTTTCATTACGCGATAAGAATCATAAAGAAAAATATATTGGCGAAGATCAGGTTTGGGATAAGGCCGAAGGTATATTGGAATCAATTTTGAAAGACAATAAAATTGAGTATAAAATTGGTGAAGGTGAGGCCGCGTTTTACGGCCCTAAAATGGATTTAATGGCTAAAGATGCAATTGGCCGCGAGTGGCAACTTTCAACAATTCAAATTGATTTTAGTATGCCGAATCGGTTTGGCTTACGGTATATTGATAAGGACGGTTCGGAAAAGACTCCGGTAATGATCCACCGTGCTTTAATTGGTTCGCCGGAACGATTTTTGGGAATATTAATTGAGCATTATGCCGGAGCGTTTCCTGTCTGGTTGGCACCAATTCAGGTTCAAATCATTCCGGTCGGGGCCGACTTTGTCAGTAATTGTCAGAAGTTAGCTGAGGAATTAAAAAGTAAAGGTATTAGAGTTGAAGTTGACCAAGCTGACGAAACTGTTGGCAATAAGATTCGTAAGGCCGAAAAATCAAAAGTTCCGTATATGTTAGTAATTGGTGAGAAAGAAGCTAAGAGTAAAGATCTTCAGGTAAGAATCAGAGGCAAAAAGGAAGTTGAACTGATTGGTCGAGATGAGTTTTTTGACCGATTAGTTGAAGAAATTCATGGAAGAAAATAA
- a CDS encoding GNAT family N-acetyltransferase, translating to MAKKFILKGKKVVLRPLSLDDAPRFCQWLKDREVTKYLSIYDQAPPTLKEEREWIRETNRNKRNLVLAIDTIEGVHVGVVSLRVPKNTVGIAEYGISIGDKKYWGQGCGTEAGKLIVDYGFKKLKLHRIHLNFIAYNFRGQKSYEKIGFKQEGIFRQHIYREGYWHDQIHMGLLREEYLNKINHKKYGRKITKN from the coding sequence ATGGCAAAAAAATTTATTCTCAAAGGTAAAAAAGTCGTTTTACGTCCGCTGTCATTGGATGATGCGCCGCGTTTTTGCCAATGGTTGAAGGACCGTGAAGTTACTAAATATTTAAGTATTTATGATCAGGCGCCACCCACGCTTAAAGAAGAACGGGAATGGATTAGGGAAACTAATCGTAATAAGCGAAATTTAGTTTTGGCAATTGATACAATTGAAGGGGTCCATGTCGGAGTTGTTAGTTTACGGGTGCCTAAAAATACGGTTGGTATAGCAGAATATGGCATCAGTATTGGTGATAAAAAATATTGGGGTCAGGGTTGTGGTACGGAAGCTGGCAAGCTTATTGTTGATTATGGGTTTAAGAAGTTAAAATTGCATCGAATTCATTTAAATTTTATTGCCTATAATTTTCGCGGACAAAAGTCGTATGAAAAAATTGGTTTTAAGCAAGAAGGAATTTTTCGGCAGCACATTTACCGCGAAGGATATTGGCATGATCAAATTCATATGGGTTTATTGCGGGAAGAATATTTAAATAAAATTAACCATAAAAAATATGGACGAAAAATTACTAAAAATTAG